One Oryza brachyantha chromosome 3, ObraRS2, whole genome shotgun sequence DNA segment encodes these proteins:
- the LOC102711867 gene encoding heavy metal-associated isoprenylated plant protein 27-like, giving the protein MGVDGIIAELRELPAKMKILPKKKHKQFQKVEVMVRMDCEGCERKVRKAVEEMKGVSSVEVDAKQNKVTVTGYVEQEEVAERLRRRTGKKAEPWPYVPYDVVPHPYAPGAYDKKAPLGYVRNALADPDAAPLARATDDEEKLASAFSDENPNSCSLM; this is encoded by the exons ATGGGCGTCGACGGCATCATCGCCGAGCTGCGCGAGCTGCCGGCCAAAATGAAAATCCTTCCCAAGAAGAAGCACAAGCAGTTCCAG AAGGTGGAGGTGATGGTCCGGATGGACTGCGAAGGGTGCGAGAGGAAGGTGAGGAAGGCGGTGGAGGAGATGAAGGGGGTGAGCAGCGTGGAGGTGGACGCGAAGCAGAACAAGGTGACGGTGACGGGGTACGtggagcaggaggaggtggcggagcggctgcggcggaggacggggaAGAAGGCGGAGCCGTGGCCGTACGTGCCCTACGACGTGGTGCCGCACCCCTACGCGCCGGGGGCCTACGACAAGAAGGCGCCGCTGGGGTACGTCCGCAACGCGCTCGCCGAccccgacgccgcgccgctcgcccgcgccaccgacgacgaggagaagCTCGCCTCCGCCTTCAGCGACGAGAACCCCAACTCCTGCTCCCTCATGTAG
- the LOC102713811 gene encoding uncharacterized protein LOC102713811, whose product MERLISRSGAAAASSSSPVRPRIPLPGGGGSPTRRLAVAGGGGVEPWAGRLRAPPPPPRLLRPIAAVAPLRHGGDSPAPQTRHPDATGEVAVVADAVGPPWKLLWSLLPKASTAALFLLMALIIGTLHSSIPHPAHASVQSVTKTGGLFTSEILSSGWAGFIAGCLHTLSGPDHLVALAPLSIGRSRLESGLVGALWGCGHDAGQVIFGLLFLLLKDRLHIEILRTWGTRVVGLTLLIIGGMGIREATEVHESSLALEGVDCNVSSSEPLATPVAPRKKKVGFATFATGVVHGLQPDALLMVLPALALPSRLAGAAFLGMFLMGTVFSMGSYTAFVGSCSEALKEKVPRITEKLTWAASLVAICMGIALLVGQVFGFSLY is encoded by the exons atgGAGCGGCTGATCTCGAGGTCcggggcggccgccgcctcctcctcctccccggtGCGGCCCAGGATCCCTctgccgggcggcggcggatcccccacccgccgcctcgccgtcgcgggtggcggcggcgtcgagccgTGGGCGGGGAGGCtacgggcgccgccgccgccgccgcggcttcTCCGGCCGATCGCGGCCGTCGCGCCGTTGCGGCACGGTGGTGactcgcccgcgccgcagaCTCGGCACCCGGATGCGACGGGGGAGGTCGCCGTGGTTGCGGATGCGGTTGGGCCTCCGTGGAAGCTGCTATGGAGTCTGCTCCCCAAG GCTTCCACAGCTGCTCTTTTCCTATTGATGGCACTTATTATTGGCACCCTGCACTCTAGCATCCCTCATCCTGCCCATGCGTCAGTGCAATCAGTAACCAAAACTGGTGGATTGTTTACATCAGAGATACTAAGCAGTGGTTGGGCTGGTTTCATTGCTGGATGCTTACATACCCTATCTGGGCCTGATCATCTCGTTGCTTTGGCACCGCTGTCAATTGGAAGATCAAGACTGGAAAGCGGACTGGTCGGTGCTCTTTGGGGCTGTGGTCACGATGCAGGACAAGTTATTTTTGGCTTGCTTTTCTTATTACTCAAGGATCGTTTGCACATCGAGATTCTTCGGACATGGGGAACAAGAGTGGTAGGTCTGACCCTTCTTATCATAGGAGGTATGGGCATCCGGGAGGCTACAGAGGTTCATGAATCATCGTTAGCCCTGGAAGGTGTAGACTGCAACGTGAGCAGCAGTGAGCCTTTGGCAACCCCTGTCGCTCCCAGGAAGAAGAAAGTCGGCTTCGCAACATTTGCCACTGGAGTTGTTCATGGTCTTCAACCAGATGCTCTATTGATGGTGTTGCCTGCATTGGCCCTTCCTTCCCGCTTAGCTGGTGCAGCATTTCTTGGTATGTTCTTGATGGGGACTGTATTCTCGATGGGGAGTTACACTGCTTTTGTAGGTTCTTGTAGTGAGGCTTTAAAAGAGAAGGTCCCTAGGATAACAGAGAAACTGACCTGGGCTGCTTCACTTGTAGCAATATGCATGGGAATAGCTCTTCTAGTTGGGCAGGTCTTCGGTTTCAGTCTATACTGA
- the LOC102712149 gene encoding cell number regulator 13, with protein sequence MASWENLGEVATVVQLTGLDAGRLISMIVKAASTARLHKRNCRRFAQHLKLIGGLLEQLRVSELKKYPETREPLEQLEDALRRAYLLVHSCQDRSYLYLLAMGWNIVYQFRKAQNEIDNYLRLVPLITLVDNARVRERMEYIERDQCEYSFDEEDKEVQDALLNPDPSTNPTVVLKKTLSCSYPNLPFNEALRKESEKLQVELQRSQSNMDMGQCEVIQHLLGVTKTVASSIPDKCATPKVSEKCDSNLTKINEESAKTYDDDSPKKQKDACGAPRSSLPSSYGHDLVSSRGSYSDEWHADLLGCCTEPSLCLRTFFFPCGTFSRIASIAKNRPISSSEACNDIMAYSLILSCCCYTCCVRRKLRQKLNIAGGCIDDFLSHLMCCCCALVQEWREVEIRGAYDETKISPPSFQYMEH encoded by the exons ATGGCGTCGTGGGAGAACCTAGGGGAAGTGGCCACCGTCGTGCAGCTGACCGGGTTGGACGCCGGGCGGCTCATCTCCATGATCGTCaaggcggcgtcgacggcgcggcTGCACAAGCGCAACTGCCGCCGGTTCGCGCAGCACCTCAAGCTCATCGGCGGCCTGCTGGAGCAGCTGCGCGTGTCGGAGCTCAAGAAGTACCCGGAGACCCGCGAGCCGCTGGAGCAACTCGAGGACGCGCTCCGCCGCGCCTACCTGCTCGTCCACTCCTGCCAGGACCGCTCCTACCTCTACCTCCTCGCCATGGGCTGGAACATCGTCTACCAGTTCCGCAAGGCGCAGAACGAGATCGACAActacctccgcctcgtcccgCTCATCACGCTCGTCGACAATGCCCGCGTCAGG GAGCGAATGGAATACATTGAGAGGGATCAATGTGAATATTCTTTTGATGAGGAAGACAAGGAGGTTCAAGATGCTCTGTTAAACCCAGATCCTAGTACAAATCCTACAGTAGTGCTCAAGAAGACTCTGTCATGCTCTTATCCAAACTTGCCATTTAACGAAGCGCTTCGAAAGGAAAGTGAGAAGCTCCAAGTGGAACTTCAGAGATCACAAAGCAACATGGATATGGGCCAATGTGAGGTTATTCAACACCTCCTTGGAGTGACTAAAACTGTGGCAAGTTCAATTCCAGATAAATGTGCCACTCCCAAGGTTTCTGAAAAATGTGACTCTAAtctcacaaaaataaatgaagaaaGTGCAAAAACATACGATGATGACTCTCCAAAGAAGCAAAAGGATGCCTGTGGTGCACCACG AAGTTCTTTGCCATCTTCATATGGCCATGATCTTGTCTCAAGCAGAGGATCATACAGTGATGAGTGGCATGCAGATTTGCTTGGCTGCTGTACAGAACCATCTTTAT GTTTGAGAACATTCTTTTTCCCATGCGGAACATTCTCAAGGATTGCTTCAATTGCGAAGAACAGGCCCATCT CTTCTTCAGAAGCATGCAATGATATCATGGCATACTCCCTGATATTATCCTGCTGCTGTTATACTTGCTGTGTGAGGAGAAAGCTTCGACAAAAGCTAAATATTGCG GGAGGTTGCATTGACGATTTCCTATCACATTTGATGTGTTGTTGTTGCGCACTTGTTCAAGAATGGCGGGAAGTTGAGATCCGTGGAGCTTATG ATGAGACTAAGATAAGCCCACCGTCATTTCAATACATGGAACACTGA